From a region of the bacterium genome:
- a CDS encoding DUF1801 domain-containing protein, giving the protein MRENLKTDQTAPSNIDEYIAGFPHDVQEILEKVRLTIRKAAPDAEEAIKYGIPTLTLKGNLLSFAAYKRHIGVYPAPSGDAKFRKELSVYRAAKSTVRFPLDKPIPFGLLTKLVKFRVKEHLARVKAKAKK; this is encoded by the coding sequence ATGCGTGAAAACTTGAAAACGGATCAAACAGCACCCAGCAATATTGATGAATACATCGCGGGTTTCCCGCATGATGTGCAAGAGATTCTTGAAAAGGTGAGGTTGACGATTCGAAAAGCGGCGCCGGATGCGGAAGAAGCAATTAAATATGGTATTCCCACTCTTACATTGAAAGGTAACTTACTTAGTTTTGCTGCATACAAAAGGCATATCGGAGTTTATCCTGCTCCGTCAGGAGATGCGAAGTTCAGAAAGGAGCTATCTGTTTACAGAGCCGCAAAGAGTACGGTGAGATTTCCGTTAGATAAACCAATTCCTTTCGGTCTGCTAACGAAGCTTGTGAAGTTCAGAGTAAAGGAACATTTGGCGAGAGTTAAAGCCAAAGCGAAGAAGTGA
- a CDS encoding fumarate hydratase — protein sequence MAAPEFKYQDPFPITREDTRYRLLTKDHVSVATFDGQEILKVHPESLVLVANEAFRDVSFLLRTAHLEKVAAILKDPEASPNDRGVALAMLRNAEVAANGILPFCQDTGTATIIAKKGQRIWTGVKDEEYLARGVYKTYTEENLRYSHTVPLTMYQEVNSGSNLPAQIDIYATDGMDYQFLFVAKGGGSANKTFLYQQSKALLNPTSLESFLSEKMKTLGTAACPPYHLAFVVGGTSAEACLKTVKLATAGYLDHLPTEGNHYGQAFRDLEMEETLLQNAYKTGIGAQFGGKYFALDVRVIRLPRHGASCPVGVGVSCSADRNIKAKINRDGIWLEELERDPGRFIPEDQRIKQDDDVVKIDLNRPMQEVLAELSKYPVTTRLSLTGTMIVARDIAHAKLKEKLDSGEGLPKYFKDHPIYYAGPAKTPAGMPSGSFGPTTAGRMDSYVDLFQSHGGSMIMLAKGNRSPQVAEACKKHGGFYLGSIGGPAALLAKENIRKVEVLDFAELGMEAIWRIDVLDFPAFILIDNKGNDFFRNLL from the coding sequence ATGGCGGCACCGGAATTCAAGTATCAAGATCCATTTCCCATCACCAGGGAGGATACGCGATATCGTTTATTGACGAAGGATCATGTCTCAGTTGCGACTTTTGACGGACAGGAGATTTTGAAAGTGCATCCGGAATCACTTGTTCTGGTGGCAAATGAAGCTTTCCGGGACGTTTCCTTCTTGTTGAGAACAGCTCATCTTGAGAAAGTGGCTGCCATCCTGAAAGATCCGGAGGCTTCACCCAATGATCGCGGTGTTGCTCTGGCAATGCTGCGGAATGCGGAGGTTGCAGCCAACGGAATTTTGCCTTTCTGTCAGGACACAGGCACTGCAACAATCATTGCGAAAAAAGGTCAGCGCATTTGGACCGGCGTGAAGGATGAAGAATACCTTGCGCGCGGAGTTTATAAAACGTACACAGAAGAAAATTTGCGCTACTCCCACACCGTCCCGCTCACGATGTATCAAGAAGTAAACAGTGGATCCAATTTGCCCGCACAAATCGACATTTATGCCACCGATGGAATGGACTACCAGTTTCTGTTTGTCGCAAAAGGAGGAGGCTCCGCAAACAAGACGTTCCTTTATCAGCAAAGCAAAGCACTGCTGAATCCAACGAGTCTGGAATCCTTTTTATCGGAGAAAATGAAAACGCTGGGAACCGCCGCCTGCCCTCCTTATCATCTTGCTTTTGTTGTAGGCGGAACTTCTGCGGAAGCGTGTTTGAAAACCGTAAAGCTTGCGACAGCCGGCTATCTGGACCATCTGCCCACTGAGGGGAATCACTACGGACAGGCATTTCGCGATCTGGAGATGGAAGAAACACTTTTGCAAAACGCATACAAGACCGGAATCGGCGCGCAGTTTGGCGGCAAATACTTCGCGCTGGATGTGCGAGTGATTCGTTTGCCTCGTCATGGAGCGTCCTGTCCGGTTGGTGTGGGCGTATCCTGTTCAGCAGACCGGAACATCAAAGCGAAAATTAACCGTGATGGAATCTGGCTGGAAGAACTGGAAAGAGATCCCGGAAGATTCATTCCGGAAGATCAGCGCATCAAACAGGATGATGATGTCGTAAAAATTGATTTGAATCGTCCGATGCAAGAGGTCCTGGCAGAGTTGAGCAAATATCCGGTAACTACGCGGCTCTCACTCACCGGGACCATGATCGTGGCGCGCGATATCGCTCATGCGAAGTTAAAAGAAAAGTTGGACAGCGGTGAAGGTTTGCCGAAATATTTCAAAGATCATCCGATTTATTATGCCGGGCCCGCGAAGACCCCCGCCGGAATGCCTTCCGGTTCCTTTGGCCCCACAACAGCCGGACGCATGGACTCGTATGTGGATCTATTTCAATCGCACGGCGGCTCGATGATCATGCTCGCAAAAGGAAACCGCAGTCCACAAGTTGCCGAAGCATGCAAGAAGCACGGAGGTTTTTATCTTGGATCGATCGGCGGTCCGGCAGCGCTTCTTGCTAAGGAAAATATTCGCAAAGTGGAGGTGCTCGACTTTGCAGAACTGGGAATGGAAGCAATCTGGAGAATCGATGTATTGGATTTTCCGGCTTTCATTCTGATTGATAACAAAGGAAACGATTTTTTCAGAAATTTGCTGTAA
- a CDS encoding histidine kinase: MEPQRYSFLVSGTTFRSAQHSGISTLALLSFVLLLLHPCDALDPSRSLKQYLLDSWQIREGLPQNTVQAIVQTRDGYLWIGTQEGLARFDGVQFTTFDRRNTPAFQSHYILSLLEDSAGRLWIGTNSGLLLYQDGKFSRFTGTNAPSDQYIRSLYLDSRNRLWIGTDLGGLNLYQGGRFSAYTTKNGLSHNFIRATCLDRSGNLWVGTDGGGLNRMRDDKWEVEKAITHSFIGAILEDHNGALWVGTLGGGLFVLQNGKWSSFTTRDGLPNNFIRYLYEDERGALWVATEGGLVRRNHAVWEVLTSSHGLASPFIWTLTQDHEGSLWIGTFGGGLSRLKDPKFLTLTSQQGLSNDDIWSIYGDKDGVMWIGTVNGGVTRWNNGQVNTISTANGLPNDNVRSIWVDRDGTVWIGTSGGGVCAWRDGRCTVYNSSNGLSNDFVRSIYQDQEGNLWIGTNGGGLNLFRDGKFMHFDTRNGLSGDFIRALLQDPNGNLWIAVDGGGVDRYSQGKFRHFGPAQGLSSDKVLSLYLDQEGTLWIGTLDGGLNRLKDEKITSFRIDNGLADDAVFQIMEDATGNLWMGSNKGIFRAQKKQLNDYAAGRIKKISSDMFGIADGMESNECNGGSFPSGWKDSSGRLWFPTDHGVVVFHPDHLPVNRMVPRVHIESIVADEPGNAKLAPFEKQMSFEPGTTKLEFHYTALSFLFPQKMKFQYRLEGFDDDWIQAESRRAAYYTNLPPGRYTFRVIASNNDGVWNREGAAVLIRLNPHFYQTFWFYALCVLILLLMIMASYRFRIRRMRLQFAAVLEERNRISREIHDTLTQDFTAIVLQLEAAEMLLENTSEEAHSFVERARELARNGLTESRRFVQALRPSPLEGKSLSLAFKQIAEKTFSGSDIKFFIEVAGKEKQLQPGVEDNLLRIAQEAFTNIRKHAQARNVKVHLHYKRLLTEVRIEDDGRGFDPENPSSGEGGFGLTSMRERAAQAKGRMEIYSFPGKGTTIVVSVSRL; encoded by the coding sequence ATGGAACCGCAACGGTATTCTTTTTTGGTGTCGGGTACAACTTTTAGGAGTGCTCAGCACTCAGGAATCAGCACTCTGGCACTTCTATCCTTTGTTCTACTACTTTTACATCCCTGCGATGCACTCGATCCCTCTCGTTCCTTGAAACAATATTTGCTGGATTCCTGGCAGATTCGGGAAGGTTTACCTCAGAATACCGTGCAAGCGATCGTTCAAACGCGAGATGGCTATTTATGGATTGGAACCCAGGAGGGTCTGGCGCGTTTTGACGGCGTTCAATTTACTACTTTTGACAGGCGCAATACCCCTGCATTTCAGAGTCATTACATATTGAGTCTTCTGGAAGACAGCGCGGGCAGATTGTGGATTGGGACCAACAGCGGTTTACTCCTTTATCAAGATGGAAAATTTTCCCGGTTCACTGGAACAAACGCGCCTTCCGATCAATACATTCGCAGTCTTTACCTGGATTCCAGGAATCGTCTCTGGATCGGAACCGATCTGGGCGGGTTAAATCTGTATCAGGGAGGAAGATTTTCAGCGTACACAACGAAAAACGGATTGTCTCATAACTTCATTCGCGCAACCTGTCTGGATCGTTCCGGAAATCTATGGGTGGGAACGGACGGTGGCGGTTTAAATCGTATGCGCGATGACAAGTGGGAAGTCGAGAAAGCGATCACGCATTCCTTTATCGGAGCAATTCTGGAAGATCATAACGGAGCGCTCTGGGTGGGAACGCTCGGTGGTGGATTGTTCGTTCTACAAAACGGGAAATGGAGTTCTTTCACAACCAGAGATGGTTTGCCAAACAATTTCATTCGATACCTATACGAAGATGAGCGTGGCGCTTTGTGGGTTGCAACAGAAGGAGGTTTGGTGCGCCGCAATCATGCGGTGTGGGAAGTTCTGACAAGTTCACACGGACTCGCAAGCCCCTTTATCTGGACACTCACTCAGGATCACGAAGGAAGTTTGTGGATCGGAACCTTTGGCGGCGGCCTCAGCCGTTTGAAGGATCCCAAATTCCTTACGCTGACTTCTCAGCAAGGTCTCTCGAATGATGATATCTGGAGCATTTATGGAGACAAGGACGGTGTGATGTGGATCGGTACGGTGAACGGAGGTGTGACTCGCTGGAACAACGGGCAGGTGAACACGATTTCTACAGCGAACGGATTGCCGAATGATAATGTGCGATCCATCTGGGTGGATCGTGATGGCACGGTCTGGATTGGAACAAGCGGCGGAGGCGTGTGCGCGTGGCGTGATGGCAGATGCACGGTTTATAACAGCAGTAACGGACTTTCCAACGATTTTGTCCGGTCGATTTATCAGGATCAGGAAGGAAATCTGTGGATTGGAACGAATGGAGGAGGTCTAAATCTGTTTCGTGACGGCAAGTTCATGCACTTTGACACTCGGAATGGATTGTCCGGAGATTTTATTCGCGCTTTGCTTCAAGACCCGAATGGAAATTTGTGGATCGCGGTGGATGGTGGAGGTGTGGATCGGTATAGCCAGGGTAAGTTCAGACACTTCGGCCCGGCGCAGGGACTTTCCAGTGATAAGGTTTTGAGTCTTTATCTGGATCAAGAAGGCACTTTGTGGATTGGAACACTCGATGGAGGATTGAACAGGTTGAAGGATGAGAAGATCACGAGTTTTAGAATCGATAATGGCCTTGCTGATGATGCCGTATTTCAAATTATGGAGGATGCGACCGGGAATCTCTGGATGGGCAGCAACAAGGGGATTTTCCGCGCGCAAAAGAAACAACTGAACGACTATGCTGCGGGAAGAATTAAGAAAATTTCTTCGGACATGTTCGGCATAGCTGATGGTATGGAGTCTAATGAGTGCAACGGAGGCTCCTTTCCTTCCGGTTGGAAAGATTCGTCTGGAAGACTCTGGTTTCCAACGGATCACGGGGTTGTGGTTTTTCATCCGGATCACTTGCCGGTAAACCGGATGGTTCCGCGGGTCCACATAGAATCGATCGTCGCAGACGAGCCCGGAAATGCGAAGTTGGCTCCTTTCGAAAAGCAAATGTCATTTGAGCCGGGCACGACCAAGCTCGAATTTCATTACACAGCTTTGAGTTTTCTGTTTCCTCAAAAAATGAAATTTCAATACCGGTTGGAAGGATTCGATGATGATTGGATCCAGGCAGAATCCAGGCGCGCTGCGTATTACACGAATCTGCCTCCAGGCCGGTACACGTTTCGCGTGATTGCTTCGAATAATGACGGTGTCTGGAATCGTGAAGGTGCCGCAGTCCTAATTCGTTTGAATCCGCATTTTTACCAGACCTTCTGGTTTTACGCGCTCTGTGTGTTGATTCTGCTTCTCATGATTATGGCGTCGTACCGGTTTCGCATTCGGCGGATGAGATTGCAGTTCGCTGCAGTGTTGGAAGAAAGGAACCGCATTTCACGCGAGATTCACGACACACTCACGCAGGATTTCACTGCGATTGTGCTTCAATTGGAAGCCGCCGAAATGCTATTGGAAAACACATCAGAAGAAGCACACTCTTTTGTGGAGCGAGCGCGGGAGCTTGCGCGAAATGGTTTGACCGAATCCCGCCGCTTTGTGCAGGCATTGCGTCCTTCGCCGCTAGAAGGGAAAAGCTTGTCGCTCGCTTTCAAGCAAATTGCGGAGAAAACTTTTTCCGGGTCTGATATAAAGTTTTTCATAGAAGTCGCCGGAAAAGAAAAACAACTGCAACCGGGCGTGGAAGACAATCTTTTGCGAATCGCACAGGAGGCGTTTACAAACATTCGGAAGCATGCTCAGGCGCGGAACGTGAAGGTGCATTTGCATTACAAACGGTTGCTCACGGAAGTGCGGATTGAGGATGATGGTCGCGGTTTTGATCCGGAAAATCCTTCTTCAGGAGAGGGTGGATTCGGGCTGACCAGCATGCGGGAAAGAGCCGCTCAGGCAAAGGGACGGATGGAGATTTACAGCTTTCCGGGCAAAGGCACTACAATCGTTGTGAGTGTGTCCCGTTTGTAG